In Paenibacillus ihbetae, the following are encoded in one genomic region:
- a CDS encoding YhgE/Pip domain-containing protein, whose amino-acid sequence MKSLSVFAKDIGAALRNPKILIPIIAVLFIPVMYSGMFLGAFWDPYGKMDDLPVAVVNNDQGAVFEGKELQAGKDLVAELKKGKDFNWQFVNKGEAEQGMKDNKYYMTITIPENFSQQATTLMDEHPQPAQIVFEPNEGYNFLAAQIGGTAVKEIQSKVSQKVTEAYTETLFDQIGKVSDGLSEAGDGASKLSEGAVKLDDGAVKLKENLAKLVSGTQELQNGLAPLTQGMQELNSGAGKLSTGAGTLSSGLEQLKSAHGQLTAGAEQASKGGAKLQSGIEAAAAGSAKLNEGLQANQAGAAQLAAGAKSAAEGSGNLKAGLQQSLEAAASLEQGANAVADGLKQLAEGNPELAQSPEMQKLLAASQSVASGTSQLNAGQKKLADGAAALDQGVQQLNAGAGKLSSGASELAAGGKQLASGGKELLAGAKQLNAGQTQLVDGMKLFGTKLGEAAAGGKELASGAATLAQGTQQLAGGAGKLGSGVGALADGSKQLDSGAGQLVSGMSELKDGSGELAGKLNEAADKTGDIKTTDETITMFAGPVQIDEHKVNEVPNYGTGFAPYFLSLGLFVGALISTIILPIRNSSVPDASGWNRFVSRTLSFAGMGMLQALLAVIVMLYGLKLDVQNVPLFYLFSFVTSLSFMFLVQAFVTWLDQPGRFVVIVILIFQLTTSAGTFPLELIPDWMKVLNPLLPMTYSVKGYKDVISTGNFDGMWSNTGVLAGFGLVFLVLTAIYFLSNCGVKKSVNTENAVSA is encoded by the coding sequence ATGAAGTCATTATCTGTATTTGCAAAAGACATCGGCGCGGCGCTTCGTAATCCGAAAATTCTGATTCCGATCATCGCCGTGCTGTTCATACCGGTGATGTACAGCGGTATGTTTCTTGGAGCCTTCTGGGATCCCTACGGGAAGATGGATGATCTTCCCGTCGCCGTCGTCAACAACGACCAGGGAGCCGTATTCGAAGGCAAGGAGCTTCAGGCAGGTAAGGACCTGGTAGCCGAGCTCAAGAAGGGTAAAGATTTTAACTGGCAGTTCGTGAACAAGGGCGAAGCCGAGCAAGGGATGAAAGACAATAAGTATTACATGACGATCACCATTCCTGAGAACTTCTCGCAGCAGGCGACGACGTTAATGGATGAGCATCCTCAGCCGGCCCAGATCGTATTCGAGCCGAATGAGGGCTATAACTTCCTCGCCGCGCAGATCGGCGGAACGGCTGTGAAGGAAATCCAGTCCAAGGTGTCCCAGAAGGTGACGGAGGCCTACACCGAAACGCTGTTTGACCAGATCGGCAAAGTGTCGGATGGTTTGAGCGAAGCGGGGGACGGCGCATCCAAGCTGTCGGAAGGCGCGGTCAAGCTTGATGACGGAGCCGTGAAGCTGAAGGAGAACCTGGCGAAGCTCGTTAGCGGAACCCAGGAGCTCCAAAACGGCTTGGCGCCTCTGACGCAAGGCATGCAGGAGCTGAACAGCGGCGCCGGCAAGCTTAGCACGGGGGCGGGAACACTGTCCTCGGGCTTGGAGCAGTTGAAGAGCGCTCACGGCCAGCTTACAGCCGGCGCGGAGCAGGCGAGCAAGGGCGGCGCGAAGCTGCAGTCCGGGATTGAAGCTGCGGCAGCGGGCAGCGCGAAGCTGAATGAAGGCCTGCAGGCCAACCAGGCCGGTGCCGCGCAGCTGGCAGCCGGTGCGAAGAGCGCTGCCGAGGGCAGCGGCAATTTGAAGGCAGGACTCCAACAATCGCTTGAAGCTGCGGCTTCCCTCGAGCAAGGGGCTAACGCGGTCGCAGACGGCCTGAAGCAGCTTGCGGAAGGGAACCCTGAGCTTGCGCAAAGCCCGGAGATGCAGAAGCTGCTGGCTGCCAGCCAATCCGTTGCTTCCGGTACCTCGCAGCTGAATGCCGGCCAGAAGAAGCTGGCCGATGGCGCAGCAGCCCTGGATCAGGGGGTACAGCAGCTGAATGCGGGAGCGGGCAAGCTCAGCAGCGGTGCTTCGGAGCTTGCTGCAGGCGGCAAACAGCTGGCATCCGGCGGTAAGGAGCTGCTGGCTGGCGCGAAGCAGCTGAATGCAGGACAGACGCAGCTGGTTGACGGCATGAAGCTGTTTGGCACGAAGCTTGGCGAGGCGGCAGCCGGAGGCAAAGAGCTCGCAAGCGGCGCCGCAACGCTGGCACAAGGCACGCAGCAGCTGGCAGGCGGAGCGGGCAAGCTCGGCAGCGGCGTAGGCGCGCTCGCCGACGGCTCGAAGCAGCTGGACTCCGGCGCGGGTCAGCTGGTCAGCGGCATGAGCGAATTGAAGGACGGCAGCGGAGAGCTGGCCGGCAAGCTGAACGAGGCCGCCGACAAGACGGGCGATATCAAGACGACGGACGAGACCATTACGATGTTTGCCGGACCGGTGCAGATCGATGAGCACAAGGTGAATGAGGTGCCGAACTACGGCACGGGCTTCGCGCCTTACTTCCTGTCGCTCGGCTTGTTCGTCGGGGCCTTGATCTCGACGATCATCCTGCCGATTCGCAACTCCTCCGTGCCGGATGCATCCGGCTGGAACCGATTCGTCAGCCGCACGCTTTCATTTGCCGGTATGGGCATGCTTCAGGCGCTGCTGGCGGTCATCGTCATGCTCTACGGGCTGAAGCTTGATGTGCAGAACGTACCGCTCTTCTACCTGTTCTCCTTCGTGACGAGCCTGTCCTTCATGTTCCTGGTTCAAGCGTTTGTCACTTGGCTCGATCAACCGGGGCGCTTCGTTGTCATCGTGATTCTGATCTTCCAATTGACGACGAGCGCAGGTACCTTCCCGCTGGAGCTTATTCCGGACTGGATGAAGGTGCTGAACCCTCTGCTGCCAATGACCTACAGCGTGAAGGGGTACAAGGACGTCATATCGACGGGCAACTTCGACGGCATGTGGAGCAATACGGGCGTGCTGGCCGGATTCGGCCTCGTATTCCTGGTATTGACCGCCATTTACTTTTTGTCGAACTGCGGTGTTAAGAAATCGGTAAATACCGAGAACGCAGTATCGGCATAA
- the gltB gene encoding glutamate synthase large subunit translates to MKHTDFPQKQGLYDPQFEKDACGMGFIAHIKGKPSHAIVSSALTMLANMEHRGGQGSEPNSGDGAGIMLQIPHAFFAEEAAKLGFELPEAGQYGAGMLFLSHDPEVRAAHEDQLAAIIAEEGQTLLGFRDVPTNDEMLGKSAKSAKPYVRQVFIGRSEDISDDLAFERKLYIIRRRAELAIRYSGKPEGDSFYVSSLSCRKIVYKGMLTTEQVGQFYLDLQEERLESAIALIHSRFSTNTFPSWERAHPYRFMIHNGEINTLRGNVNWMHARQSLFEHELFGSDLEKIKPIINPDGSDTGMFDNTFEFLYLSGRSLPHVAMMMVPEPWSNHESMDDTKKAFYKYHSTLMEPWDGPAAMAFTDGVQIGATLDRNGLRPSRYYVTKDDLIILSSEAGVLDIPAENVLYKDRLRPGRMLLVDTKEGRIISDEEVKAAIAAELPYGDWLEEHLVELHDLPDAPEAPEPKHENVRQLQQAFGYTYEELRKVLEPMAITGAEAIASMGYDAPLAVLSERPQRLFNYFKQMFAQVTNPPIDAIREELITSTATTIGPERNLLKPEPESCRHILLDSPVLSNEDFAKLRHVRRPGFKSMTIPIFFPAAEGAEGLRRAIDTMCEAADRVISKGHNILILSDRGVDKDNAAIPSLLAVSALHHHLIRQGTRTKVAILLESGEPREVHHYALLLGYGVSAVNPYLAFETLDDMIREGMLRGISHEKAVKNYIKAASKGVVKVLSKMGISTIQSYRGAQIFEAVGLKEDFVEKYFTRTPSRIGGIGLEEVALEALAHHERAFSDKDGNDKVLDSAGEYQWRADGEEHLFNPRTIHLLQQAVRTGDYATYKKYAELVQGENEAHLTLRALLKLKPAGAPVPLDEVESAASIMRRFKTGAMSFGSISKEAHESLAIGMNRIGGKSNTGEGGEDPGRFVPDANGDSRRSAIKQVASGRFGVTSNYLVNADEIQIKMAQGAKPGEGGQLPGRKVYPWVAEVRGSTPGVGLISPPPHHDIYSIEDLAELIYDLKNANPRADINVKLVSEVGVGTIAAGVAKGRADIILISGYDGGTGASPQGSIRHAGMPWELGLAETHQTLIMNNLRDRVVLETDGKMLNGRDLVVAALLGAEEYGFSTAPLVAIGCIMMRVCQMDTCPVGVATQNPELRKNFTGDPEHVANFMRFVAEDMREIMAELGFRTVDEMIGRTDCLDAVKADNHWKKKGVDISALLYSPELPEGSTRYRSQRQNHGLEQTLDMRSLLEAAQPALESGSPVEGAFPITNVDRAVGTILGSEVTRKYGAAGLPEDTIRFSFTGSAGQSFGAFVPKGMTLTVEGDANDYIGKGLSGGKLIVKPSPKATFKAEENIIAGNTAFYGATGGEAYIRGIAGERFAVRNSGASIVVEGVGDHGCEYMTGGRVVVLGETGRNFAAGMSGGVAYVYDPDGTFVQRCNLEMVLLERVEEPKEKDILFRMIQQHSIHTDSVPAQQILGEWDEAVQRFVRVIPKDYKRMLQQIEKAEAQGLAGEAALLAAFEANMKELARSGS, encoded by the coding sequence ATGAAACATACCGATTTTCCCCAGAAACAGGGCCTCTATGATCCGCAGTTTGAAAAAGATGCGTGCGGTATGGGTTTCATCGCCCATATCAAGGGCAAACCATCCCATGCCATCGTCAGCAGCGCGCTGACGATGCTGGCCAACATGGAGCATCGCGGCGGTCAGGGCAGCGAGCCGAACTCCGGCGATGGCGCAGGCATTATGCTGCAAATTCCTCATGCCTTCTTCGCCGAGGAAGCGGCGAAGCTGGGCTTCGAGCTTCCTGAAGCCGGACAATACGGCGCAGGCATGCTGTTTCTGTCCCATGACCCTGAGGTTCGTGCCGCACATGAAGACCAGCTGGCCGCGATTATTGCCGAGGAAGGGCAGACGCTGCTCGGCTTCCGGGATGTCCCGACCAACGACGAGATGCTCGGCAAATCCGCAAAATCGGCGAAGCCGTATGTCCGTCAGGTATTCATCGGACGGAGCGAGGATATCTCGGATGATCTTGCTTTTGAACGCAAGCTCTACATTATTCGCCGCCGCGCCGAGCTGGCGATCCGTTACAGCGGCAAGCCCGAGGGCGACAGCTTCTACGTGTCCAGCCTCTCCTGCCGAAAAATCGTATACAAGGGCATGCTGACGACGGAGCAGGTGGGCCAGTTCTACCTCGACCTGCAGGAGGAACGCCTGGAATCGGCCATCGCGCTGATTCACTCCCGGTTCAGCACCAACACCTTCCCAAGCTGGGAGCGTGCGCATCCATACCGCTTCATGATCCATAACGGCGAGATCAACACGCTGCGCGGCAACGTGAACTGGATGCATGCCCGCCAGTCCCTGTTCGAGCACGAGCTGTTCGGCAGCGATCTGGAGAAAATCAAGCCGATTATCAACCCCGACGGGTCGGATACCGGCATGTTCGACAATACGTTTGAATTCCTGTATCTCAGCGGGCGCTCCCTGCCGCATGTGGCCATGATGATGGTTCCCGAGCCATGGAGCAACCATGAGAGCATGGATGATACGAAAAAAGCATTCTACAAATACCACAGCACCTTGATGGAGCCATGGGACGGCCCTGCGGCGATGGCCTTTACGGACGGCGTCCAGATCGGCGCTACGCTGGACCGGAACGGTCTGCGTCCGTCCCGTTATTACGTTACGAAGGATGATCTGATCATTCTCTCCTCCGAAGCGGGGGTACTGGATATTCCGGCGGAGAACGTTCTGTACAAGGACCGTCTGCGTCCGGGACGGATGCTGCTTGTAGACACCAAGGAAGGCCGCATCATCTCCGACGAGGAGGTCAAGGCGGCGATCGCGGCCGAGCTGCCGTACGGGGATTGGCTGGAGGAGCATCTGGTCGAGCTGCATGACCTTCCGGATGCGCCGGAAGCTCCGGAGCCGAAGCACGAGAACGTGCGCCAGCTTCAGCAAGCCTTCGGTTATACGTACGAGGAGCTGCGCAAGGTACTGGAGCCGATGGCGATCACTGGAGCCGAAGCCATTGCTTCCATGGGATACGATGCGCCTCTGGCGGTGTTGTCCGAGCGCCCGCAGCGCTTGTTCAACTATTTCAAGCAGATGTTCGCCCAGGTTACGAATCCGCCGATTGACGCGATCCGGGAGGAGCTGATCACCTCGACCGCTACGACGATCGGACCGGAGCGGAACCTGCTGAAGCCGGAGCCGGAAAGCTGCCGTCATATCCTTCTCGATTCGCCGGTGCTGTCCAATGAGGACTTCGCGAAGCTGCGCCATGTTCGCCGTCCCGGCTTTAAATCGATGACGATTCCGATCTTCTTCCCGGCGGCCGAAGGGGCCGAGGGTCTCCGCAGAGCGATCGATACGATGTGCGAAGCGGCGGACCGCGTCATCTCGAAGGGACATAACATTCTGATCCTGTCCGACCGCGGCGTCGACAAGGACAACGCGGCGATTCCATCGCTGCTGGCCGTCTCGGCGCTGCATCACCACCTGATCCGTCAGGGGACGCGGACCAAGGTTGCGATTTTGCTGGAATCCGGCGAGCCGCGGGAAGTGCATCACTACGCGCTCCTGCTCGGCTACGGCGTGAGCGCCGTCAATCCGTACCTCGCGTTCGAAACGCTCGACGATATGATCCGGGAGGGCATGCTTCGCGGCATTTCCCACGAGAAGGCCGTGAAGAACTATATTAAAGCGGCAAGCAAGGGCGTCGTGAAGGTTCTATCCAAAATGGGGATCTCCACCATCCAGTCGTACCGCGGTGCACAGATTTTCGAGGCAGTCGGCCTGAAGGAAGACTTTGTCGAGAAATACTTTACCCGCACGCCATCCCGCATCGGCGGAATCGGGCTCGAGGAAGTTGCGCTCGAGGCGCTGGCCCATCATGAGCGGGCCTTTTCCGATAAGGACGGCAATGATAAAGTGCTGGATTCCGCCGGCGAATACCAGTGGCGGGCTGACGGGGAAGAGCATCTGTTCAATCCGAGAACGATCCACCTGCTGCAGCAGGCGGTACGTACGGGCGATTACGCCACGTACAAGAAGTATGCCGAGCTGGTGCAGGGCGAGAACGAAGCGCATCTGACACTTCGGGCTCTTCTGAAGCTCAAGCCCGCGGGTGCACCGGTTCCTCTGGATGAGGTGGAGTCGGCCGCGTCGATCATGCGCCGCTTCAAGACCGGCGCGATGTCGTTCGGCTCCATCAGCAAGGAAGCCCACGAGAGCCTGGCTATCGGGATGAACCGCATCGGCGGCAAGAGCAATACCGGCGAGGGCGGTGAGGATCCGGGGCGCTTCGTGCCGGATGCGAACGGCGATTCCCGCCGCAGCGCGATCAAGCAGGTAGCATCGGGCCGCTTCGGGGTAACGTCCAACTATCTGGTGAACGCGGACGAAATCCAGATCAAGATGGCTCAAGGCGCGAAGCCGGGCGAGGGAGGACAGCTCCCTGGACGTAAGGTATACCCTTGGGTAGCCGAGGTTCGCGGCTCCACGCCGGGGGTTGGCCTCATCTCCCCGCCGCCGCATCACGACATTTACTCGATCGAGGATTTGGCGGAGCTCATCTATGATTTGAAGAACGCGAACCCGCGCGCGGACATCAACGTGAAGCTGGTGTCGGAGGTGGGCGTCGGCACGATCGCCGCAGGTGTGGCGAAGGGCCGGGCGGATATCATTCTGATCAGCGGTTACGACGGCGGCACAGGCGCTTCGCCGCAGGGCTCCATTCGCCATGCCGGCATGCCGTGGGAGCTGGGGCTGGCGGAAACCCACCAGACGCTGATCATGAACAATCTGCGCGACCGCGTCGTGCTGGAGACGGACGGTAAAATGCTGAACGGGCGCGACCTCGTTGTGGCCGCGCTGCTCGGGGCCGAGGAATACGGATTCTCCACGGCGCCGCTCGTGGCGATCGGCTGTATCATGATGCGGGTATGTCAGATGGACACTTGCCCGGTCGGCGTAGCGACCCAGAATCCGGAGCTGCGCAAGAACTTTACGGGGGATCCCGAGCATGTCGCCAACTTTATGCGCTTTGTCGCTGAAGATATGCGGGAGATTATGGCGGAGCTCGGCTTCCGCACCGTAGATGAGATGATCGGGCGCACCGACTGCCTGGATGCCGTGAAAGCCGATAATCATTGGAAGAAGAAGGGCGTCGACATCTCGGCGCTGCTGTACTCACCGGAGCTTCCGGAAGGCAGCACGCGGTATCGCTCCCAGCGGCAGAACCATGGGCTTGAGCAGACGCTCGACATGCGTTCCCTTCTGGAAGCCGCCCAGCCTGCGCTGGAAAGCGGCTCTCCGGTAGAAGGCGCGTTCCCGATCACGAACGTGGATCGCGCGGTAGGCACCATTCTGGGCAGCGAGGTTACGCGCAAATACGGAGCTGCCGGATTGCCGGAGGACACGATCCGCTTCAGCTTTACCGGATCGGCTGGTCAAAGCTTCGGCGCCTTCGTGCCGAAGGGAATGACGCTGACGGTAGAAGGCGATGCCAATGACTACATCGGCAAAGGCCTGTCCGGAGGCAAGCTCATCGTGAAGCCTTCTCCGAAGGCGACCTTTAAAGCGGAGGAGAACATCATCGCCGGTAATACCGCGTTCTACGGAGCTACCGGCGGCGAAGCTTACATCCGGGGAATTGCAGGCGAACGCTTCGCGGTTCGTAACTCCGGTGCGAGCATCGTTGTAGAGGGCGTAGGCGACCACGGCTGCGAATATATGACCGGCGGCCGGGTGGTCGTGCTTGGCGAGACGGGACGCAACTTCGCGGCCGGGATGTCGGGCGGCGTCGCATACGTCTATGATCCGGATGGAACCTTCGTTCAGCGCTGCAACCTGGAGATGGTGCTGCTTGAGCGGGTGGAGGAGCCGAAGGAGAAGGACATTCTGTTCCGGATGATCCAGCAGCACTCC